A DNA window from Novosphingobium sp. RL4 contains the following coding sequences:
- the ftsH gene encoding ATP-dependent zinc metalloprotease FtsH gives MNDDQPSGNPWVKSLLVWGCIFLALLVVVSMFNTRSESGPVIAYSDFRAKVAEGSVQSVEVGTDSIDGKMKNGDVFRTVPVPGDTTLTPLLQQSGVQYAGKTPEEGSLLVYILAQTLPFLLIVGIAFFALRQVQKGGGSGAMGFGKSKAKMLTERSGRVTFDDVAGIDEAREELEEIVEFLRDPTRFSKLGGQIPKGALLVGSPGTGKTLLARAIAGEAGVPFFTISGSDFVEMFVGVGASRVRDMFEQAKKNAPCIVFIDEIDAVGRHRGHGLGNSNDEREQTLNQLLVEMDGFEANEGIIIIAATNRPDVLDPALLRPGRFDRQVVVPVPDIEGREKILAVHMKKVPLAPDVNPRVIARGTPGFSGADLANLVNEAALLAARRNKRLVAMQEFEDAKDKVMMGAERRSMVMTDDEKKMTAYHEAGHAIVSLHEAASDPIHKATIIPRGRALGMVMRLPERDSYSYHRDKMLANLSVAMGGRVAEELIFGYDKVSSGASSDIQYATSLARNMVTKWGMSDKLGPLQYEESQEGYLGMGGSHRTMASDETNKVIDSEIRGLVDNAHARATQLLNEYSEQLEALAQALLEYETLSGEEINQLLETGKLDRPSEPRGPGAPRPLTGSSIPKAGRRLPGSATPQGA, from the coding sequence ATGAACGACGATCAGCCTAGCGGCAATCCCTGGGTCAAGAGCCTTCTCGTATGGGGCTGCATCTTTCTCGCGCTCCTCGTGGTGGTTTCCATGTTCAACACCCGCAGCGAAAGCGGGCCCGTGATCGCCTATTCCGATTTCCGCGCCAAAGTTGCCGAAGGCAGCGTTCAGAGCGTCGAAGTCGGCACGGACAGCATCGACGGGAAGATGAAGAACGGCGATGTCTTCCGCACCGTGCCCGTCCCCGGCGATACCACGCTGACCCCGCTGCTTCAGCAGAGCGGCGTGCAGTATGCCGGCAAGACGCCCGAGGAAGGCAGCCTGCTGGTCTACATCCTCGCGCAGACCCTCCCCTTCCTGCTGATCGTCGGCATCGCGTTCTTCGCGCTGCGGCAGGTCCAGAAGGGCGGCGGTTCGGGCGCGATGGGCTTCGGCAAATCGAAGGCCAAGATGCTGACCGAACGCTCGGGCCGCGTTACTTTCGACGATGTTGCGGGTATCGACGAAGCGCGTGAGGAACTGGAAGAGATCGTCGAATTCCTTCGCGATCCCACCCGCTTCTCCAAGCTCGGCGGCCAGATTCCCAAGGGCGCGCTGCTGGTCGGCTCGCCGGGTACCGGCAAGACCCTGCTCGCCCGCGCCATCGCCGGTGAGGCAGGCGTGCCTTTCTTCACGATCTCGGGCTCCGACTTTGTCGAAATGTTCGTGGGCGTCGGCGCAAGCCGCGTGCGTGACATGTTCGAGCAGGCGAAGAAGAACGCCCCCTGCATCGTCTTCATCGACGAAATCGACGCGGTCGGCCGCCATCGCGGCCATGGCCTCGGCAATTCGAACGACGAGCGCGAGCAGACGCTGAACCAGCTCCTCGTGGAGATGGACGGCTTCGAGGCGAACGAAGGCATCATCATCATCGCGGCCACCAACCGCCCCGATGTGCTCGACCCCGCGCTGCTGCGCCCGGGCCGCTTCGACCGTCAGGTCGTGGTGCCCGTGCCGGATATCGAAGGCCGCGAGAAGATCCTCGCCGTGCATATGAAGAAGGTGCCGCTGGCGCCTGACGTGAACCCCCGCGTGATCGCACGCGGCACGCCGGGCTTCTCGGGCGCCGACCTCGCCAACCTCGTGAACGAGGCCGCCCTGCTCGCCGCGCGCCGCAACAAGCGTCTCGTCGCCATGCAGGAGTTCGAGGACGCCAAGGACAAGGTCATGATGGGCGCGGAACGCCGCTCCATGGTCATGACCGACGACGAGAAGAAGATGACCGCCTACCACGAGGCCGGCCATGCCATCGTCTCGCTGCACGAGGCCGCCTCGGACCCGATCCACAAGGCCACCATCATCCCGCGCGGCCGTGCGCTGGGCATGGTGATGCGTCTGCCGGAACGGGACAGCTACTCGTATCACCGTGACAAGATGCTCGCGAACCTCTCGGTCGCGATGGGCGGCCGTGTCGCCGAGGAACTGATCTTCGGCTACGACAAGGTCTCCTCGGGCGCCTCGTCGGACATCCAGTACGCCACGAGCCTGGCCCGCAACATGGTCACCAAGTGGGGCATGTCCGACAAGCTGGGTCCGCTCCAGTACGAGGAAAGCCAGGAAGGCTACCTCGGCATGGGTGGTTCGCATCGCACCATGGCCTCGGATGAGACCAACAAGGTGATCGACAGCGAGATCCGCGGCCTGGTCGACAATGCCCACGCCCGCGCCACGCAGCTCCTCAACGAGTACAGCGAACAGCTTGAAGCGCTGGCGCAAGCCCTGCTGGAATACGAGACTCTCTCGGGCGAGGAGATCAACCAGCTCCTTGAAACCGGCAAGCTCGACCGCCCCAGCGAACCGCGAGGCCCCGGTGCTCCGCGCCCGCTGACCGGTTCCTCGATCCCCAAGGCCGGCCGCCGCCTCCCCGGCAGCGCCACGCCGCAAGGTGCCTGA
- a CDS encoding hydantoinase/oxoprolinase family protein, with the protein MDYRVGIDIGGTFTDFALLKGSEVVLHKNLSTPEDRSLGVMEGLGKLAEKEGLPLAEFLGCCEAIVHGTTVADNTLIEMNGALTGLITTEGFRDEIEYRRGYKEDIWDVRLEAPQQITPRRRRLTVPERVLHDGSVHKELDEAALREACRKLRLQNVEAVAISFLFSFVNPEHERRAKEIVRQEIQNAYVSASHEVLPRAPEYDRTSTTVVNAYVGPRVTGYLEKLVQRLGEGGYRNQLMVMQASGGVMTKDYIDGAPIRVLASGPAGGVVGSAHAGRAKGCPDLLCVDMGGTSYDMALVLNGEAPAEAGWNMHHRYLVGVPMVKVETLGAGGGSICHVNKGALEVGPRSAGSQPGPICYGRGGTEPTVTDALVMLGILSTEEGFAGGSFRLTRDGVEEAFRRIAHELGHDDPARAAFDCWRVVNAHMSQGVRRTTAGKGIDPKDLVMLAYGGNGPAFAAIQAEDLGITRVLVPKASPTFSALGTLVANPTIDEERSYIASASALDVARIRTLWTELSDRAARFFTAAQFRAEDIRADYRLNMRYPGQNFSLSFDFAAETALGDLGFIDETFAARATELFNARHMAEYGHIREHEVPEISGVRLAAHVETPSPAAGGGFTPSGAVPQPHRRRRANLGQGFAEVPVYRGPDLAPGMEVPAPAIVEETFTTIVIYPGWTARVDAAGDYQLIKEA; encoded by the coding sequence ATGGATTACAGGGTCGGCATCGACATCGGCGGCACCTTCACCGACTTCGCGCTCCTGAAGGGCAGCGAGGTGGTGCTCCACAAGAACCTCTCCACCCCGGAGGACCGCTCGCTGGGCGTGATGGAAGGCCTCGGCAAGCTGGCCGAAAAGGAAGGGCTGCCGCTGGCCGAATTCCTCGGCTGCTGCGAGGCGATCGTCCACGGCACCACCGTGGCCGACAACACCCTGATCGAGATGAACGGCGCCCTCACCGGCCTCATCACCACCGAGGGTTTCCGCGACGAGATCGAATATCGCCGCGGCTACAAGGAGGATATCTGGGACGTCCGCCTCGAAGCCCCGCAGCAGATCACCCCGCGCCGCCGCCGCCTGACGGTGCCCGAACGCGTGCTGCACGACGGATCGGTCCACAAGGAACTGGACGAAGCGGCGCTGCGCGAAGCCTGCCGCAAGCTGCGGCTGCAGAACGTGGAAGCGGTGGCGATCTCGTTCCTGTTCTCCTTCGTCAACCCGGAGCATGAGCGCCGCGCCAAGGAGATCGTGCGGCAGGAAATCCAGAACGCCTACGTTTCCGCCAGCCACGAAGTGCTGCCCCGCGCGCCCGAGTACGACCGCACATCGACCACGGTGGTCAACGCCTATGTCGGCCCCCGCGTTACCGGCTATCTCGAGAAACTGGTGCAGCGGCTTGGCGAGGGTGGATACCGGAACCAGCTGATGGTCATGCAGGCTTCCGGCGGAGTGATGACCAAGGACTATATCGACGGCGCGCCGATCCGGGTGCTCGCTTCCGGCCCGGCCGGCGGCGTGGTGGGTTCCGCCCATGCGGGCCGGGCCAAGGGCTGCCCGGACCTGCTCTGCGTAGACATGGGCGGCACCAGCTACGACATGGCGCTGGTGCTGAACGGCGAAGCCCCGGCCGAGGCCGGCTGGAACATGCACCACCGCTATCTCGTCGGCGTGCCAATGGTGAAAGTGGAAACGCTGGGCGCAGGGGGCGGCTCGATCTGCCACGTCAACAAGGGCGCGCTGGAAGTCGGCCCACGCTCGGCGGGGTCGCAGCCCGGCCCGATCTGCTACGGACGCGGCGGAACCGAACCGACCGTGACCGATGCGCTCGTCATGCTGGGCATTCTCTCCACCGAGGAAGGCTTCGCCGGCGGCAGCTTCCGCCTCACCCGCGACGGCGTGGAGGAAGCCTTCCGCCGGATCGCCCACGAACTCGGCCATGATGACCCGGCACGCGCCGCTTTCGACTGCTGGCGCGTGGTCAATGCCCATATGAGTCAGGGCGTGCGCCGCACCACGGCGGGCAAGGGTATCGATCCCAAGGATCTGGTCATGCTGGCCTATGGCGGCAACGGCCCAGCCTTCGCGGCGATCCAGGCCGAGGATCTTGGGATCACCCGCGTGCTGGTGCCCAAGGCCTCGCCCACATTCTCGGCGCTGGGCACCTTGGTCGCCAACCCGACCATCGACGAGGAACGCTCCTACATCGCTTCCGCCTCGGCACTGGATGTGGCGCGCATCCGCACGCTCTGGACCGAACTGTCGGACCGCGCCGCCCGCTTCTTCACCGCCGCGCAGTTCCGCGCCGAGGATATCCGCGCCGACTACCGGCTCAACATGCGTTATCCCGGCCAGAACTTCTCGCTCTCGTTCGACTTCGCCGCCGAGACCGCACTCGGCGATCTCGGCTTCATCGACGAGACCTTTGCCGCCCGTGCCACCGAACTGTTCAATGCCCGCCACATGGCAGAATACGGCCATATCCGCGAGCATGAGGTGCCCGAAATCTCGGGCGTGCGCCTCGCGGCTCATGTCGAGACCCCTTCTCCAGCAGCCGGCGGCGGCTTCACGCCCAGCGGCGCGGTTCCGCAGCCGCATCGCCGCCGCCGCGCCAATCTCGGGCAGGGTTTTGCCGAAGTCCCGGTCTATCGCGGCCCGGACCTCGCACCCGGCATGGAAGTGCCCGCCCCCGCGATCGTGGAGGAGACCTTCACCACGATCGTCATCTACCCGGGATGGACGGCCCGGGTGGACGCGGCGGGGGACTATCAGCTCATAAAGGAGGCCTGA
- a CDS encoding sensor histidine kinase, whose protein sequence is MNRLSRFQTDFIERLPLIPERPGMRYGVTVALCLLAAWIRWELDAAFPPGYPYLTFFPAVILSSFLFGPRPGVVAAVICGFFAWYLFIPPRFGFAFDSKTLVSLAFYLGVVTVDIALVHLMQSANSRLHVARENVRLLAEERGVLAERTELLFQELQHRVGNNLQMIGAVLSLQMRGLAEPTARRAIANAAGRLQVIGRIQRQLYKSDGELVPLDRFVHELSGQVMDSSGRDDIACKVVVEPGIVLRPDAAVPVALILSEAMANALEHGLAARDTGTIHVQVIRRDEGIALVVEDDGAGLADGFEPDLAESIGLRISRVLSRQLDARMTLENVPPETGRRGARMTLHLPPCRIVRQD, encoded by the coding sequence GTGAACCGCCTATCCCGCTTCCAGACCGACTTCATCGAACGGTTGCCGCTGATCCCCGAACGCCCCGGAATGCGTTACGGCGTCACTGTCGCGCTGTGCCTGCTGGCCGCATGGATACGCTGGGAACTCGATGCCGCTTTCCCACCGGGCTATCCCTACCTGACCTTCTTCCCGGCCGTTATCCTCTCCTCGTTCCTGTTCGGGCCCCGCCCCGGCGTGGTGGCTGCCGTGATTTGCGGGTTCTTCGCGTGGTACCTGTTCATACCGCCGCGTTTCGGGTTCGCGTTCGACAGCAAGACGCTGGTGTCCCTGGCGTTCTACCTGGGCGTGGTAACTGTCGACATTGCCCTCGTCCACCTCATGCAAAGCGCCAACTCCCGCCTCCATGTCGCACGCGAGAACGTCCGCCTGCTCGCCGAGGAACGCGGTGTCCTGGCGGAGCGCACCGAGCTGCTGTTTCAGGAGCTCCAGCACCGCGTCGGCAACAATCTCCAGATGATCGGCGCCGTTTTGTCCCTGCAGATGCGCGGCCTCGCCGAACCGACCGCCCGCCGCGCCATCGCCAATGCCGCCGGGCGATTGCAGGTGATCGGCCGCATCCAGCGCCAGCTCTACAAGTCGGACGGAGAACTGGTGCCGCTGGACCGCTTCGTCCACGAACTGTCGGGGCAGGTCATGGATTCGAGCGGGCGGGACGACATCGCCTGCAAGGTCGTGGTGGAGCCCGGCATCGTCCTGCGGCCCGACGCCGCCGTCCCCGTGGCGCTGATCCTGTCCGAAGCCATGGCCAATGCCCTGGAACATGGATTGGCGGCGCGGGACACCGGCACGATCCACGTCCAGGTCATCCGCCGGGACGAGGGAATCGCGCTGGTCGTCGAGGACGACGGCGCCGGCCTTGCCGACGGCTTCGAGCCCGACCTTGCAGAATCGATAGGACTGCGCATCTCCCGCGTCCTCTCGCGCCAGCTCGATGCCCGCATGACACTGGAAAATGTGCCCCCTGAAACGGGACGGCGCGGCGCCCGCATGACCCTTCACCTGCCCCCTTGCCGCATCGTTCGGCAGGACTGA
- a CDS encoding hydantoinase B/oxoprolinase family protein yields MSYELNRKLAARREPLPTAARIDPVTADIVRGAFETVCFEAATYLGRAASSPIINQSNERNAAIVDAHGRLAMGAVGTPHLTFVNQMETRWGLMNQDRYDWGPGDVFLGNDPDHGGGHLPDYCIYGPVYDDNGELICIQTLQAHQGDTGGKDPGGFSLDATDVFTEGVIYPCLKLVHRGELRRDVFDMVVRNNRFATFAGDIAAMIGGVQHAVRMLDDLLGKWGGETIKAAINHSIEHTTRRVREEVAKWPDGCHEATVWIDHDTAGTKDIKVQVACTIAGDQLTVDLAGTDDRQNLVGVWNTFANSRSYVMCQVVAAMDPTIVKNEGFFNAVDILIPEGCIAQPPPNRPAALGSFHPACEITEAVCIALSNVAPERSQPQLYKIGMPNMVVGFDENGMMWMDQGVDCRSMDVSAVEGLDGWGSCPSALGSLILSEAEDAESRFPILNISREMTTDGGGAGQWRGCPGSLNVKQVLRPTSAMAWMVSADHPLRGLRGGDDAIPYTNRFEVGSPNERAILHTAQDLLPEGAVIAYQHGGGAGFGRPLQRDPEAVKEDVLDEYVSPEAARAKYGVVLTGSLDDYSLAVDHAATEALRAEMASMAEAAE; encoded by the coding sequence GTGTCCTACGAGCTGAACCGCAAGCTCGCCGCGCGGCGCGAACCGCTGCCGACGGCGGCCCGGATCGACCCGGTAACGGCCGACATCGTTCGCGGCGCCTTCGAAACGGTCTGCTTCGAGGCTGCGACCTATCTTGGCCGCGCCGCCTCCAGCCCGATCATCAACCAGTCGAACGAGCGCAATGCCGCCATCGTCGATGCCCACGGCCGCCTTGCCATGGGCGCGGTGGGCACCCCGCACCTGACGTTCGTCAACCAGATGGAAACGCGCTGGGGGCTGATGAACCAGGACCGTTACGACTGGGGGCCCGGCGACGTCTTCCTGGGCAACGATCCCGATCACGGCGGCGGCCACCTGCCGGATTACTGCATTTACGGCCCGGTCTATGACGACAATGGCGAACTGATCTGCATCCAGACCCTGCAGGCCCACCAGGGCGACACCGGCGGCAAGGACCCGGGCGGCTTCTCGCTCGATGCCACCGACGTCTTCACCGAGGGGGTGATCTACCCCTGCCTCAAGCTGGTCCACCGGGGCGAATTGCGCCGCGACGTGTTCGACATGGTGGTGCGCAACAACCGCTTCGCCACGTTCGCGGGAGACATTGCGGCGATGATCGGCGGCGTGCAGCACGCGGTGCGGATGCTGGACGACCTGCTCGGCAAATGGGGCGGGGAGACGATCAAGGCGGCGATCAACCACTCGATCGAGCACACGACACGCCGCGTCCGCGAGGAAGTGGCGAAATGGCCCGATGGGTGCCACGAGGCGACCGTCTGGATTGACCACGACACCGCGGGAACCAAGGATATCAAGGTCCAGGTCGCCTGCACCATCGCCGGGGATCAGCTCACCGTCGATCTGGCGGGGACGGACGACCGGCAGAACCTTGTCGGCGTGTGGAACACGTTCGCCAATTCGCGCAGCTACGTGATGTGTCAGGTGGTCGCGGCGATGGACCCGACGATCGTGAAGAACGAAGGCTTCTTCAACGCGGTCGATATCCTGATCCCCGAAGGCTGCATCGCCCAGCCGCCGCCGAACAGGCCCGCCGCGCTGGGATCGTTCCACCCGGCCTGCGAGATTACCGAGGCGGTCTGCATCGCACTGTCCAATGTGGCGCCCGAACGGTCACAGCCGCAGCTCTACAAGATCGGTATGCCCAACATGGTCGTCGGCTTCGACGAGAACGGCATGATGTGGATGGACCAGGGCGTCGATTGCCGATCGATGGACGTTTCGGCGGTGGAGGGGCTGGATGGCTGGGGCTCCTGCCCCTCCGCGCTGGGCAGCCTGATCCTGTCCGAGGCGGAAGATGCGGAAAGCCGCTTCCCGATCCTCAACATCAGCCGCGAGATGACCACCGACGGCGGCGGCGCCGGACAGTGGCGCGGCTGTCCGGGCTCGCTCAACGTCAAGCAGGTGCTGCGGCCGACTTCGGCGATGGCGTGGATGGTCTCGGCCGACCACCCCTTGCGCGGGCTTCGCGGCGGGGACGATGCGATCCCCTATACCAACCGGTTCGAGGTCGGCTCCCCCAATGAGCGGGCCATTCTCCACACCGCGCAGGACCTGCTGCCGGAAGGCGCGGTGATCGCCTACCAGCACGGCGGCGGCGCGGGGTTCGGCAGGCCGCTCCAGCGCGATCCGGAGGCCGTGAAGGAGGATGTGCTCGACGAGTACGTCAGCCCGGAGGCGGCGCGGGCGAAGTACGGCGTGGTGCTGACCGGCAGCCTCGACGACTACTCGCTGGCAGTGGACCACGCCGCGACCGAGGCGCTCAGAGCCGAAATGGCGAGCATGGCCGAAGCAGCGGAATAA